Proteins co-encoded in one Camelus bactrianus isolate YW-2024 breed Bactrian camel chromosome 6, ASM4877302v1, whole genome shotgun sequence genomic window:
- the LOC105079895 gene encoding alpha-1-antitrypsin, whose product MASSTTRGLLLLAGLCCLVPISLAEGLQGHAVQETDAPNQDREHHMEAACHKIAPNLADFAFSLYRQVASGSTTTNIFFSPVSIAIAFAMLSLGAKGDTHTEILNGLDFNLTEITEAEIHEGFQHLLHTLNQPDNQLQLTTGNGLFINETTKLVSKFLEDIKKLYHSEAFSINFMDTEAAKKQINDYVEKGTQGKIVDLVQDLDKDTVFALVNYIFFKGKWEKPFDAERTTEEDFHVDAETTVKVPMMSRLGMFDLHYCDTLASWVLLMDYVGNATAFFILPDEGKLQHLEDTLTKEILSKFLEKRYPSSANLRFPKLSISGTYNLQTLLGKLGITKVFSNGADLSGIAEEVPLKLSKAVHKAVLTIDEKGTEAAGATILEAIPMSLPPDVSYNRPFIAIIHDNTTKAPLFVGKVVNPTQK is encoded by the exons ATGGCATCCTCCACCACGCGGGGCCTCCTCCTTTTGGCAGGCCTGTGCTGCCTGGTCCCCATCTCCCTGGCTGAGGGTCTCCAGGGACACGCTGTCCAGGAGACAGATGCACCCAATCAGGATCGTGAGCACCACATGGAAGCAGCCTGCCACAAGATTGCCCCCAACCTGGCCGACTTCGCCTTCAGCTTGTACCGCCAGGTGGCCAGCGGATCCACCACCACCAACATCTTCTTCTCCCCAGTGAGCATCGCTATAGCCTTTGCAATGCTCTCCCTGGGGGCCAAGGGTGACACTCACACCGAGATCCTGAACGGCCTAGATTTCAACCTCACTGAGATAACAGAGGCTGAGATCCACGAAGGCTTCCAGCATCTCCTCCACACCCTCAACCAGCCAGACAACCAGCTGCAACTGACCACTGGCAACGGTCTGTTCATCAACGAGACCACAAAGCTAGTGAGCAAGTTTTTGGAAGATATCAAGAAATTGTACCACTCCGAAGCATTCTCCATCAACTTCATGGACACTGAAGCGGCCAAGAAACAGATCAACGATTATGTAGAGAAGGGAACCCAAGGGAAAATTGTGGATTTGGTACAGGATCTTGACAAAGACACTGTTTTTGCTCTGGTGAATTACATATTCTTTAAAG gcaaATGGGAGAAGCCCTTCGATGCGGAGCGCACCACAGAGGAGGACTTCCACGTGGACGCGGAGACCACGGTGAAGGTGCCCATGATGAGCCGCCTGGGCATGTTCGACCTCCACTACTGCGACACGCTCGCCAGCTGGGTGCTGCTGATGGACTACGTGGGCAATGCCACCGCCTTCTTCATCCTGCCCGACGAGGGGAAACTCCAGCACCTGGAGGACACGCTCACCAAGGAAATCCTCTCCAAGTTCCTGGAAAAGAGATACCCAAG TTCTGCCAATTTACGTTTTCCCAAACTGTCCATTTCTGGAACCTACAATCTGCAGACTCTCCTGGGCAAACTGGGCATCACCAAGGTCTTTAGCAATGGGGCTGACCTCTCCGGGATCGCTGAGGAAGTGCCCTTGAAGCTGTCCAAG GCAGTGCACAAGGCCGTGCTGACTATCGatgagaaaggaacagaagctgCAGGAGCCACTATTCTGGAGGCCATCCCCATGTCGCTGCCCCCAGATGTCAGCTACAACAGGCCCTTCATCGCCATCATCCATGATAACACCACCAAGGCTCCTCTCTTCGTGGGGAAGGTGGTGAATCCCACCCAGAAATAA